A genomic region of Marinobacter sp. NP-4(2019) contains the following coding sequences:
- a CDS encoding branched-chain amino acid ABC transporter permease, producing the protein MLFLQLLANGLQVGAIYALTAAGFSLIFGSTKIFHFAHGATFAIAAYLFHFALAGLGLHWTLAVAVAAISAVLFGVLLDRLMYAPIQRHEGSFFTVFVASFGIGIVVQNLLGSVFGRGFMSVATPLSNSVEVMPGLYLSPLNGLAIVCAIVCFVALHFFLTRTFVGKGLRALSENPELVRMFGLSPRRLSTYAFALGSLLVVPGAIFTAAGTGINPAVGHHVMLISLAATIVGGIGSLRGAACAGLLIGVAENLALWKLGTQWSEAMTFAILFFFIIFKPSGFFGRAAVS; encoded by the coding sequence ATGCTGTTTCTGCAACTCCTTGCCAATGGTTTGCAGGTGGGGGCGATCTACGCCCTCACGGCAGCCGGCTTTTCACTGATCTTTGGTTCCACCAAGATCTTCCATTTTGCCCACGGTGCTACCTTCGCGATTGCCGCCTACCTGTTCCACTTTGCGTTGGCCGGACTGGGTTTGCACTGGACCCTCGCGGTCGCGGTGGCAGCCATCAGTGCGGTGCTGTTTGGTGTGCTGCTGGATCGCTTGATGTACGCACCGATTCAGCGCCACGAAGGCTCATTCTTCACCGTGTTCGTGGCCTCATTTGGTATCGGTATTGTGGTGCAGAACCTGCTCGGTAGTGTGTTCGGGCGGGGCTTCATGTCTGTTGCCACACCCCTGAGCAACTCCGTGGAGGTGATGCCGGGCCTTTACCTTTCACCGCTGAACGGGCTGGCCATTGTGTGTGCCATTGTCTGCTTCGTCGCGCTGCACTTCTTCCTGACCCGTACCTTTGTGGGCAAGGGGTTGCGAGCACTGAGCGAGAATCCGGAACTGGTGCGTATGTTCGGGCTCAGCCCCCGTCGGCTGTCCACTTACGCCTTTGCCCTTGGTTCCCTGCTGGTGGTGCCTGGTGCCATCTTTACGGCCGCAGGTACCGGTATCAATCCGGCTGTTGGCCACCACGTCATGTTGATCAGTCTGGCCGCGACCATCGTCGGCGGTATCGGCAGCTTGAGGGGTGCTGCCTGTGCCGGCCTGCTGATTGGTGTGGCGGAGAACCTGGCGTTGTGGAAGTTGGGCACCCAATGGAGCGAGGCCATGACCTTCGCGATCCTGTTCTTTTTCATCATCTTCAAACCGTCCGGTTTCTTTGGGCGGGCTGCGGTTTCGTGA
- a CDS encoding branched-chain amino acid ABC transporter permease has protein sequence MTAYILNLLVLISVYAILSTTLNFIIGYAGIFSLAHAVFFGIGGYTAALVAMNVTPEFFVAVPIAMVAAAVTSLLLALPALRVRGEYFVAASLGLQVLAVTLFSEWKSFTGGIGGVIGIPAVELFGYPVYKPWQFLLMSLTCLVVIIAITRTLVHTSFGRSLKALRDSESAALASGKNITVIKTLSVVLSSSLAAAAGALYAFYMSFINVESFMLDTSVLVMAMVIIGGTATIWGPLLGAALLMLIPSALTYLSFLPQTEIGSIQQIVYGLAMVLLMIFRPGGIVSSQPGGSK, from the coding sequence ATGACGGCTTATATATTGAACCTGCTGGTCCTGATCTCGGTTTACGCGATCCTCTCGACCACACTGAATTTCATTATCGGTTACGCCGGTATCTTCTCTCTGGCGCATGCGGTGTTCTTCGGAATTGGTGGCTATACCGCAGCATTGGTGGCCATGAATGTGACTCCGGAGTTTTTTGTGGCAGTACCCATTGCCATGGTTGCTGCTGCGGTAACGTCCCTGCTGCTGGCGCTACCTGCTCTGCGGGTACGGGGTGAATACTTTGTGGCGGCCTCCCTGGGACTGCAGGTGCTGGCCGTCACCCTGTTCTCTGAATGGAAGAGTTTTACCGGGGGAATTGGTGGTGTCATCGGGATTCCCGCTGTGGAGCTGTTTGGTTATCCGGTATACAAACCCTGGCAGTTCCTGCTGATGTCCCTGACTTGCCTGGTTGTGATTATCGCAATTACCCGAACCCTGGTGCACACCAGCTTCGGCCGCAGCCTCAAAGCATTGCGGGACAGCGAATCGGCGGCATTAGCGTCGGGCAAGAACATAACGGTGATCAAAACCCTCTCCGTTGTGCTGTCTTCGTCGCTGGCAGCGGCTGCCGGTGCGCTCTATGCCTTTTACATGAGCTTTATCAATGTCGAGAGCTTCATGCTGGATACCTCGGTGTTGGTGATGGCGATGGTCATTATTGGAGGCACCGCCACTATCTGGGGTCCGCTGTTGGGTGCGGCGTTACTGATGCTCATTCCCAGTGCCCTGACTTACTTGTCATTCCTGCCGCAGACCGAAATCGGGTCCATTCAGCAGATTGTGTACGGACTGGCCATGGTGTTGCTGATGATTTTCCGCCCTGGCGGGATTGTGAGTTCGCAACCGGGAGGTAGCAAATGA
- a CDS encoding ABC transporter ATP-binding protein, translating into MSEQQNIALETASPVPGSDAVEPGGNQKVLLEISNLSKNFGGLQAIDDVSLLLRAGLITTLVGPNGAGKTTLFNMITGHIQPTKGEVRWQGESVIGKAPWEIARQGIARTFQDLRLFTHMTVEENILTVMEPGSWLWQPGGKSRKAERYDKVSRILERTGLTDKRHTRALDLAYAERKFLSLARIMATDSRLWLLDEPASGLDPNSYNLFLRLLREEVKEGITVCIIEHNLDIVVNISDRIAFLDQGKLLADDEPETILNDPALAAIYFGER; encoded by the coding sequence ATGAGCGAGCAGCAGAATATAGCTCTGGAGACCGCAAGCCCTGTTCCAGGTTCCGACGCTGTAGAACCTGGGGGAAACCAGAAGGTGTTACTCGAGATCAGTAACCTCAGCAAGAATTTTGGCGGACTGCAAGCCATTGATGATGTTTCCCTGTTGCTGCGGGCGGGCCTCATCACCACCCTGGTTGGTCCGAACGGAGCTGGTAAAACCACCCTGTTCAACATGATTACCGGGCACATTCAGCCTACCAAAGGCGAAGTGCGCTGGCAGGGTGAGTCGGTCATTGGCAAGGCGCCCTGGGAAATTGCCAGACAAGGGATTGCCAGGACCTTTCAGGATCTTCGATTGTTTACCCACATGACGGTGGAAGAAAACATCCTTACCGTGATGGAGCCTGGTTCCTGGCTCTGGCAACCGGGCGGAAAATCCCGCAAGGCCGAGCGATACGACAAAGTGAGCCGGATTCTCGAAAGAACCGGCCTGACCGACAAGCGCCACACCCGCGCGCTTGATCTGGCCTATGCGGAGCGCAAGTTCCTGAGCCTTGCCCGTATCATGGCGACGGATTCCCGCCTGTGGCTGCTGGACGAGCCGGCGTCCGGGCTTGATCCCAACTCCTATAACCTGTTCCTGAGGTTGCTCCGCGAAGAAGTCAAAGAGGGAATAACCGTCTGCATTATTGAGCACAATCTGGATATTGTGGTGAACATTTCGGACCGCATAGCTTTCCTCGACCAGGGCAAATTGCTGGCTGATGACGAGCCGGAAACCATCCTGAACGACCCGGCTCTGGCTGCCATTTACTTCGGGGAGAGATGA
- a CDS encoding ABC transporter ATP-binding protein, producing MTDKLLTVENLVVGYGGRPVLTDINVHVNDNEVLCLIGHNGAGKSTLLKSIFGLVPHEGGRILFNGKAAVTEPRAMTVAGMSLVPEGRGVFPGMTVEEIMSLGMWAAGVPEKERGDRIDWVLSILPVMKKFYRTRAGNLSGGQQQMVSIGRALLSRPRCLLMDEPSIGLAPKLFQDLCGPIRELQQKTGMSILLVEQNVREALKISDRVVVMKSGQMTWEGQPAELSDNKKLMELY from the coding sequence ATGACAGATAAATTACTCACGGTTGAGAACCTGGTGGTCGGTTATGGTGGCCGACCCGTGCTGACGGACATCAATGTTCACGTCAACGACAACGAAGTGCTGTGCCTGATCGGTCACAACGGTGCGGGAAAATCCACCCTGCTCAAATCCATTTTTGGTCTGGTGCCCCATGAAGGCGGCCGCATTCTGTTCAATGGTAAGGCGGCAGTCACGGAGCCCCGGGCCATGACCGTGGCCGGGATGTCTCTGGTGCCGGAAGGCCGTGGTGTGTTCCCCGGCATGACCGTGGAGGAAATCATGAGTCTGGGCATGTGGGCAGCCGGGGTTCCGGAAAAAGAGCGGGGAGACAGAATCGATTGGGTGCTGTCGATTTTACCGGTAATGAAAAAGTTCTATCGGACCCGAGCCGGCAATCTGTCGGGTGGTCAGCAGCAGATGGTCTCCATTGGCCGGGCGCTGCTCAGTCGCCCTCGTTGCCTGCTAATGGACGAGCCGTCTATCGGGCTGGCGCCAAAGCTGTTCCAGGATCTCTGTGGCCCGATCCGCGAGCTGCAGCAAAAAACCGGGATGTCGATCCTGCTGGTGGAACAAAACGTCAGGGAAGCCCTGAAGATCTCCGACCGGGTCGTGGTGATGAAATCCGGGCAGATGACGTGGGAAGGCCAGCCAGCAGAGCTGAGTGACAATAAGAAATTGATGGAGCTCTATTGA
- a CDS encoding AMP-binding protein, whose protein sequence is MSKQLTLTSLVARHLEQAPDSCALIGGDRHISYAELDQMASSAAAWLRDQGIGHGDRVAVWLVNRPEWLALMLGLSRIGAVLVAVNTRYRTAELQHILSASGARMLIMQPRFRKIDFQALLGDLESSTVPDLETIAVLDPAADLPQLTGCSTLPFPDLDTTDAPDVADRSSENDLAMLFTTSGTTKLPKLVMHTQHSLASHADCVARAFRFDQPGAGLLAPLPFCGTFGLVPVMTALAAGIPIAVMETFDAEPAVELIREHRLTHLFGSDEMYRRILDAMPDNTRLDSLRVCGFAAFQTGAEDLVRLADARGIPLAGVYGSSEVQALFSIHPGQGKVQERCQGGGIPADPEAKIRVRDTESGEILEPEQSGVLEICAGGNFAGYFNNPEATSEAVDRDGFFSTGDIGYLRGDGAFIYQTRAGDAIRLSGFLVNPSEIEDVLRDCPGIAEAQVIGADVDGKPACVAFVIAEPDATVDAEGVRAWLKDMTAAFKVPARVWFLDAFPVTESANGTKIQRGKLREIAKFRISQEHNERQASGS, encoded by the coding sequence ATGTCAAAGCAGTTGACTCTGACCTCGTTGGTGGCAAGGCATCTGGAACAGGCACCGGACTCTTGTGCTCTGATCGGAGGTGATCGCCACATCAGCTATGCTGAACTGGATCAGATGGCGAGCTCAGCAGCCGCCTGGCTGCGCGATCAGGGTATTGGACACGGTGACCGGGTGGCAGTCTGGCTGGTCAACCGCCCCGAGTGGCTGGCGCTGATGTTGGGGTTATCCCGTATCGGTGCCGTGCTGGTGGCCGTGAACACCCGTTACCGCACGGCGGAACTGCAGCATATCCTGTCCGCTTCCGGAGCCCGCATGCTGATCATGCAGCCCCGCTTCCGGAAGATCGATTTCCAGGCCCTGCTGGGGGATCTTGAGTCGAGCACAGTGCCGGACCTGGAAACCATTGCGGTCCTCGATCCGGCAGCGGATTTGCCTCAGTTGACGGGGTGTTCAACGCTGCCGTTTCCGGATCTGGATACCACCGATGCGCCCGATGTGGCTGACCGATCCAGCGAGAACGACCTGGCCATGCTCTTCACTACCTCGGGCACCACGAAACTGCCCAAACTGGTGATGCACACCCAGCACTCACTGGCCAGCCACGCAGACTGCGTGGCCCGGGCATTCCGCTTCGATCAGCCTGGCGCCGGCCTGCTTGCTCCCCTGCCGTTCTGCGGAACCTTTGGTCTGGTGCCGGTCATGACCGCGTTGGCTGCAGGCATACCCATCGCGGTCATGGAGACCTTTGATGCGGAGCCTGCCGTTGAACTGATCAGGGAACACCGGTTGACCCATCTGTTTGGCAGTGACGAAATGTATCGGCGCATCCTTGATGCGATGCCCGATAACACGAGGCTGGATAGTCTCAGGGTGTGTGGCTTTGCGGCGTTCCAGACAGGCGCCGAGGATCTAGTCCGGTTGGCGGACGCCCGGGGTATACCGTTGGCAGGGGTTTACGGTTCAAGTGAAGTGCAGGCACTTTTTTCGATCCATCCCGGCCAGGGAAAAGTGCAGGAGCGATGCCAGGGTGGCGGTATTCCTGCTGACCCGGAAGCAAAGATCAGGGTTCGCGATACCGAGTCGGGGGAGATACTGGAGCCGGAGCAGAGCGGTGTTCTTGAAATCTGTGCCGGGGGTAACTTTGCAGGTTACTTTAACAACCCCGAAGCAACCTCCGAAGCCGTTGATCGCGATGGCTTCTTCTCCACCGGAGATATCGGATACCTGCGAGGGGACGGCGCTTTTATCTATCAGACCCGAGCCGGAGATGCGATCCGCCTCAGTGGCTTTCTGGTAAACCCGTCAGAGATTGAGGACGTTCTGAGGGATTGCCCGGGGATTGCCGAAGCTCAGGTCATTGGCGCCGATGTGGATGGTAAACCTGCTTGCGTGGCGTTTGTCATTGCCGAACCCGATGCCACCGTTGACGCTGAGGGTGTCCGTGCCTGGCTCAAGGATATGACCGCCGCTTTCAAGGTGCCGGCACGCGTCTGGTTTCTGGATGCGTTTCCGGTTACCGAGAGCGCCAACGGCACCAAGATTCAGCGGGGAAAGTTGAGGGAAATCGCAAAATTCAGGATTTCACAGGAACATAATGAACGACAGGCTTCAGGGAGCTGA
- a CDS encoding MaoC/PaaZ C-terminal domain-containing protein, with translation MDHSLYFEDLKQGEVFESTGRTVTETDMTFFSMLSGDWNPIHCDQHFASKTRFGERLVHGAYGIAIATGMMHTLGIFEKSAVAMMSISDWKFVKPITVGMTLRLRLTILDFEEGTSQRVGRVNRRLQLVNEQDEVVQDGVSDMLILKKAGR, from the coding sequence ATGGATCACAGTCTTTATTTTGAAGATCTCAAACAGGGAGAAGTCTTTGAAAGTACTGGCAGAACAGTCACCGAAACGGATATGACGTTCTTCTCGATGCTTTCCGGCGACTGGAATCCGATACATTGTGATCAGCACTTCGCCAGTAAAACCCGTTTTGGCGAGCGCCTGGTCCATGGCGCCTATGGCATCGCGATAGCGACGGGCATGATGCACACCCTGGGGATCTTCGAGAAGTCGGCGGTGGCGATGATGTCCATCAGTGACTGGAAGTTCGTCAAGCCGATCACGGTCGGTATGACGCTGAGACTTCGGCTGACCATCCTCGATTTTGAGGAAGGAACCAGTCAGCGCGTCGGCCGGGTGAATCGGCGGCTGCAACTGGTGAATGAGCAGGACGAGGTGGTTCAGGACGGCGTTTCCGACATGCTGATTCTGAAGAAAGCCGGACGTTAA
- a CDS encoding LysR family transcriptional regulator — translation MHFDIPDLRLFIHVAEANSLTGGAKRASLSTAAASMRIKSLEGQLGSRLFYRDSQGVELTPAGHDLLVHARAIMRQVDYIKDEFSQYAEGESGHLRIFANTTAVSDFMPDVLARFLATRPGVTVDLQERLTHDIIRGVIDGSTDMGVVAGPVKSNKKLEIIPFSVDRLVVVTPKDHELAARRTISFRETLDYPHIGLREGSTLFNFLKEQASEAGSPLQMRIQVFGFESACRMVSRGVGIGILPRSIAHRYADFLEISTIDLEDDWAERERSLIVRELDALPRCGKELVEEIRSQIDLTTTP, via the coding sequence ATGCATTTTGATATTCCCGATTTACGTCTGTTTATCCACGTTGCAGAAGCCAACAGCCTGACCGGTGGGGCCAAGCGTGCCAGCCTGTCGACGGCAGCAGCCAGCATGCGTATCAAATCCCTTGAGGGGCAGTTGGGAAGCCGGCTGTTCTATCGCGACAGCCAGGGTGTGGAACTGACGCCTGCCGGCCATGACCTGCTGGTTCATGCACGAGCCATCATGCGGCAGGTTGACTATATAAAAGATGAGTTCTCCCAATACGCGGAAGGCGAGTCGGGGCATTTGCGGATTTTTGCCAACACCACGGCGGTGAGCGACTTCATGCCCGACGTCCTGGCGCGTTTTCTGGCGACCCGTCCGGGAGTGACCGTGGATCTCCAGGAGCGGCTGACCCACGATATCATTCGGGGGGTGATCGACGGCTCGACGGACATGGGGGTGGTTGCCGGTCCGGTGAAGTCAAACAAAAAGCTGGAGATCATCCCCTTCAGCGTCGACCGGCTGGTGGTGGTCACCCCAAAAGATCACGAACTGGCAGCACGCCGGACCATTTCGTTCCGGGAAACCCTCGACTATCCCCACATTGGTTTGCGTGAAGGCAGCACTCTGTTCAATTTCCTCAAAGAGCAGGCCAGCGAGGCCGGCTCGCCGCTTCAGATGCGCATCCAGGTCTTCGGCTTTGAGTCCGCCTGCAGGATGGTCAGCCGCGGCGTGGGCATTGGCATCCTGCCCCGCTCCATTGCCCATCGCTATGCCGATTTCCTCGAGATCTCCACCATTGATCTGGAAGATGATTGGGCCGAGCGGGAGCGCAGCCTGATTGTGCGCGAACTGGATGCGCTGCCAAGGTGCGGCAAGGAACTGGTGGAGGAAATACGTTCGCAGATCGACCTCACGACGACACCCTGA
- a CDS encoding FAS1-like dehydratase domain-containing protein — protein sequence MMSDAPEDWIGKRETCVDALDASLAARIAAMLDRPTPGCGDELSPLWHWAFFQIPVPPSGTGHDGHIAPGGFLPKSAGNTRMWAGGRVEFHKPLMIGQTAERSSTIHSVNEKEGRSGKLLFVTVRHDYHQNGELCLSEEQDIVYKAPATPRLSLDQPVPDAQWSNRVDPSPLLLFRYSAVTFNGHRIHYDKPYATQEEGYPDLVVQGPLIATLMVQAFTDANPGLTPVRLSYRGLRPLTVNKSFNVEGRIVGQGKAQLWAANEDGPAHQGEIEFKEKHQ from the coding sequence GTGATGTCAGACGCTCCGGAAGACTGGATTGGCAAGCGGGAAACCTGTGTGGATGCCCTGGATGCATCCCTGGCCGCGCGTATAGCCGCGATGCTGGACCGACCCACGCCGGGGTGCGGAGATGAATTGTCACCGCTATGGCATTGGGCGTTCTTCCAGATTCCCGTTCCGCCCTCAGGGACCGGCCATGATGGCCACATAGCGCCGGGTGGGTTCCTGCCGAAATCCGCAGGCAACACCCGCATGTGGGCCGGTGGTCGTGTTGAATTCCACAAACCCCTGATGATTGGTCAAACCGCTGAACGTTCGTCGACCATCCACTCTGTTAATGAGAAGGAAGGGCGTTCAGGGAAGCTGCTTTTTGTCACGGTTCGACATGACTACCACCAGAACGGCGAGCTGTGTCTGAGCGAAGAGCAGGACATCGTCTACAAGGCCCCGGCCACCCCGAGACTGTCCCTGGACCAGCCCGTTCCCGATGCTCAATGGAGCAATCGGGTGGATCCCTCTCCTTTATTGCTGTTCCGCTATTCGGCGGTGACCTTTAACGGCCACCGGATCCATTACGACAAGCCCTATGCCACGCAGGAAGAGGGCTATCCCGACCTGGTGGTCCAGGGGCCGCTGATTGCCACGCTGATGGTGCAGGCGTTTACCGACGCCAATCCCGGTCTGACACCGGTGCGGCTGTCGTACCGTGGCCTGCGTCCTCTGACCGTGAACAAATCTTTCAATGTGGAAGGGCGGATTGTCGGTCAGGGTAAGGCTCAACTGTGGGCCGCGAATGAGGACGGACCAGCCCATCAAGGTGAAATTGAATTCAAGGAGAAACACCAATGA